DNA from Betaproteobacteria bacterium:
ATGACGCAGCAATGCGCGCCGCCGTCGCCCAAGCCCAGCAGCGTGGCCGGATCGGTGAGCATGCTGTGCACCACACCCATGTCGCCGTGCACGTAGTTGGTGACCGGAAAGAACAGCATGCGGGTGCCGTCTTCAGCGGCGAGGTAGTCGTAGCAGAACGCTTGCGGCGACTGGCCCGCCTGCTGCGCCATCGCGGCGATGCTGGCGGAGGCATCGGGCTCGTAATTGGGCGGATCGCCGAGGACGTACATGCGGTCCCAGCGCGTGGCCATGCTGCGCTGGATCGGCGGCACCGAGGCGAGCAGCGTGTCGGCGGTTGCCTCCGCGAGGATGCGTTCGCGCACCTCAGGATCGCGCAACCGGGCAAGTCGTTCGGCGTGCGAGAGCCCGTTCAATGCCGCGAAGCTCGGCCGGGCCATGAACGGATTGAGCGTGTTGGTGAGCCCGAGGATCAGGCCCACCGGGCGCCCGGCCACTTGCGCCGTCACCGAAGCGCCGCCGGCGCGCGCGCGTCGGGTGCCGGCCATCAGCCGCTGCCAGCGCTCCGGATCGCTCGCGCGGTCGGTGAGCAGAAACCATAGCGGCCGCCCCGAGGTTCTCACCACCTCGGTGATCCAATCGAACTCGGCGGCTTCGTCGTCGAAATCGCTCAGCATGCCGAAGACCCCGCGGCCGACGGCGCCCAGCGCCGTACCAATGCCCTTCAGCTCGTCTTTCGCCGCATAGCGCCCCGGCACCTGCTCGCCCCGCGTCGTTCGATGCGATTCGGTACGCGAGGTGGTGAAGCCGAATGCGCCCGCGCGCAGCGCTTGCTCGGCGAGCACCTGCATCGCGGCGATATCGTCGGCGCTTGCCATTTCGTGGCGTATCGCCCGCTCGCCCATGACGTATACGCGCAGCGGGTGGTGCGGAAGCTGCGCGGCGATGTCGATCGCGCGCGGCAGCCGCTCGAGCGCATCGAGGTATTGCGGAAAGGTCTCCCAGTCCCACTTCAAGCCCGCGTGCAGGCAGATGCCGGGAATATCCTCGACGCCCTCCATGAGCTCGATCACGGCCTCGCGATGCTGCGGGCGCACCGGGGCGAAGCCGACGCCGCAATTGCCCATGACGACCGTGGTCGCACCATGCCAGGAGGACGGCGCAAGCACCGGGTCCCACGTCGCTTGTCCGTCGTAGTGAGTGTGCACGTCGACCCATCCGGGCGTAACCAACGCGCCGCTCGCATCGATCACGCGGCGCGCCGGTGCGGCCGTGCCGCCGACCTGCGCGATCACGCCTGCGTCGACGGCGATATCGCCGGTGAATTTCGGCCGCCCGGTGCCGTCGACGATAGCACCGCCCTTGATGACCAGATCGTGCATGTGAGGCATCCTTCTGTGGATGCCTGCAATCTACTCCTGCAGGCGTCGTGTAGCCAGTAGCGCTCGCTGCGAGCGGATTGCCCGGCGCAGTCGCGTCCAGCATGCGGAATTCTTCCTAAGCCATTATTCACATCACACAAGATCGCCCTCGGCCTTCAACGTGCGCAAGGTCTTGCGCCAGGCATCCAGCGTCCATTCGATGTCGGCATCGGTATGCGCGGCCGATACGATGCCGCCGCGCCAGCCCTTCAAATCGATCCCGTGCACGAGCATGCCCAGGCGCATCTTGGCCAGCAGGCTCTCGCGCTTGTCGGACTTGAACCACTCGAGCGCCAGGCCTTGCGCATCGAAGCTCGTCGGGCGCAGCGGCCGGTTGTCCGGGTTGGTGTAGAAGTTGAAAAACGAATGCGCGCCGTACACCGCCCATGGCACGTTTTCGTCTTCCAGGATTTCGTTGAAGCCTGCGCGCAGACGGGCCGCGGTTGCACTGGCGCGCTCGCACGCGTCGGTGTCGCGGATGAGCTCGAGCGTGGCGATACCGGCAGCCGCGCTCAGCGGATGCGCGTTGTGCGTGCCTTCGTGCGCGATGCGCTCGCGCCCGGCGGCGGACGAAGCTTCGTGGTCGAGCCAGTCGAGGATGTCCTTGCGCCCGCCGACCGCGCCTCCGGGCATGCCGCCCGCGACGATCTTCGCCAGCGTGGTGAGATCCGGCTTCACGCCGTAGAGACCTTGCGCGCCGCCGGGTGCGACGCGAAAGCCTGTGACGACCTCGTCGAATACCAGCAGCACGCCGCGGTGGCGCGTGACTTCGCGCAGCTGTTTCAACACGTCCGGTGGCGTCGGCACGGCGCCCGACGAGGCGCCGATGGGCTCGATGATGAGCGCGGCGATATCGTTTCGCTCCGAGAGCACACGCTCGACCGCCGCCACGTCGTTCGGCTTCACCATGATCACGTTGTCCGCCACGTCGCAAAGTACCCCGACCGTCGGCGTTCCATCCAGATGCTCCTTGACGCCGAAGGCAACATGATCGTGCCAGCCGTGGAAGTGACTGACGAAGCGCAGCAGCTTGGGTTTGCCTGTAAATGCGCGCGCAAGCCGGATGGCCATGTGGGTCGCCTCGGTGCCCGAGGCGGTGAAGCGGATGCGCTCGATCGATGGCATCAACTGCTGGATGAGGCGGCCCCATTGCAGCATGAGGTCGTGACCGGCGGCGAAGTGCATGCCCTTGTCGAGCTGCGCGCGAGCGGCCGCGACGACATCGGGATGCTGGTGGCCAAGCAGCAACGAACCGTGGCCGCCGTAGTAGTCGACGTACTCGTTGCCGTCGACATCCCACTTGCGCGAGCCGGCCGCGTGCGTCACGTAGAGCCCATAGGGCCAGGTGCGGCGGTTGTCGTGCACGATGCCGCTCGGAAACAGCGAGCGGGCTTCCTCGTGGCGGCGGGCGGACCCCGGCGTGCGTTCGAGGTACGTACCGAGGATGAGCGATTCGCGGGCGGTCTTGTCGGACATCGGACACCTCAGGGTCGGAACGAACAGCGTGGTAGTACGAACGAACAGCGTGGAAGTACATATCGTAACCCGGCGCGGCGAGCGCGGGAGGTTAGCTTCCTCCCCTCTCACGAGGAGGGGTGGCGCGCAGCGCCGGGGTGGTGTGGTTGAACCAGGTGGCGTGGTTCAAGCGCGCGGTATGGGTTCAGCCGCGCGATGACCACCCCGTCCGCGACATCGTCGCGTCCCGCCCCTCCTTCGCAGGAGGGGAACATGTTTTATCCCCTCCTCTCACGAGAGTGAAGCCGGGGTTTCGAAGGATGTGCCTGCGCACATCCGAGCCGGCGAACGCCCGATGCGCTGCATCGCATCGGGCCACGTGGCGCGCAGCGCCGGGGTGGTGTGGTTCGCAACGCCGGTCTATGATCGGAAGGCCGCTCCAAGCAATAAGACGAGAACGAAGCAGCGGATGACCGATGCGCTGGTAGCAAGCGCCAGGCGACGATGTCCGGGCCGAGGGCTTCGTGCGTGGCCACGGTGCCGACGCAGGCATCTGAAGCACGATGAAGGCGGCCACGATGCCGATGTAGCCAGCCGAAGGATGACGAAGGAGTCGCATTGTCGATTGCGGGCACCGTGAGCCCCGGCGTATCGCGCCCATTGAAAGGCATCTTCGCGATGATCGCCGGCATGGCGTTTCTGCTCGTAAGCGATGCGGTGTCCAAGCACCTTGCGCAATCGCATCCGCTGGGCCAGGTGATGTGCCTGCGCCAGGCGGCCTGCCTGCTGTTCGTGGTGCCGTTCGTCTGGCGCGGCGCCGGCATTTCCGTTTTACGCCCGCACAACGTGACGCTCCAGTTCGTGCGCGGCCTCATATTCCTCGTCTCGAGTTTCTTCATCATCTGGTCGTTGAGCGTGCTGCCGCTGCCGACGGTGACGGCGATCACGTTCGTCGCGCCTATCCTGATCGCGCTGCTGTCCGCGCCGATGCTCGGCGAGCGCGTGAACTCGGCGTTGTGGGGGGCGACGTTTCTGGGATTCGTCGGCATGCTGTTCATCATCCGGCCCGGCAGCGCCGATTTCCATTGGACACTGTTGCTCCCGGTCGGCGCCGCGTTCTTCAGCTCGGTGCGCGATGTCATCGCGCGCATTCTCGCCCGCACCGACAACTCGCTGTCGATTCTGTTCTGGTCCTCGTTCGTCATCGTCGTCGGCGCCGGGTTCAGCGCGCTGCTGGGATGGAGTCCGGTATCGGCAGCGCAGTGGGGCTGGTATCTGCTCGCGGGCGCGGTCAATTTTTGCGCGCACTTCTTCATCATCGAGTCGTTGCGGTTGGGGCGAGCGGCGGTGGTCGCGCCATTCCGCTACACCTCGCTTCTGTGGTCAGCGATCCTCGGCTACGCGATCTGGGGCGACCTGCCCGGCGGATGGGTATGGGTCGGTTCCGCGATCCTGATCGTCAGCGGGTTGTGGATCGCGCAATCGCAGAAGGGTTGATTCGCGCTCCGCAGCAGGGGGCGGAGGCTCCCCTCTCCCTCCGGGAGAGGGGCCGGGGGGTGAGGGAAGGAGATACGCGTTCAGTGCAATGAATGAACGCACTACAACGGAGGTAACGAGCCAAATGCAATGTCGCTTTTCAGTACGAATTCTCGCCACTGCAGTAGCAGCCCTGGCCGCTTCTGCTGCATCGGCCCAAACCTATCCCGCGAAGCCCATCCGCTGGATCGTGCCGTTCCCGCCCGGTGGCGGCACCGATATCACACCACCCGCACGGTCACGGCAAAGCTCGCGGAAGCACTGGGCCAGCAGATCGTGATCGACAATCGGCCCGGCTCCGGCGGCACCATCGGTCTGTCGATCGCCGCGAAATTGCCGCCGGACGGCTACCATGTTTCGACCGGACAGCTGGCCAACATGGGTATCGCGCCGGCGCTCTATCCCAAGCTGCCGTACGATTCCACCAGGGACTTCGCGCCGATCTCGCGGGTCGCATCGGCGATTCTCGTGCTGGTGTCCCACCCTTCGTTTCCGGCGCGCACGGTGAAGGACTTGATCGCCATGGCACGCGCGAAGCCGGGCGCCATTACCTATGGCTCGCCGGGAAACGGCACGTCAGGCCATCTGGCCGTGGAGATGATTCGCGTTGCGCGCAAGCTCGACATGGTGCACGTGCCGTACAGGGGCGCGGCGCCGGCACTCACCGATCTGCTCGGAGGCCAGATCACCATCTACTTCAGCTCCATTCCGCCCTCGGTGTCGCTCATCAAGAGCGGACGCTTGAAGGCGCTCGGTACGAGCGGCGTCAAGCGCGCGGCCGCGCTCCCGGACGTGCCGACCGTCGCCGAAAGCGGCATTCCCGGCTTCTCGGTCGAGAACTGGTACGGCGTCGTCGGCCCGGTCGGCATGCCGAAGGAGGCGATCGCACGTCTCAATGCCGAGCTTGCCAAGGTGCTCGCGAGTCCCGACTTGCGCGAGCGCTTCACCGCCGACGGTAGCGAAGCGATCTCCAGTACACCGGAGCAATTCGCCGCGTTCATCCGCGACGAAGTGCAGAAGTGGGGCAAGGTCGTGCGCGAGGCGAAGGTGAAGGTGGATTGATCTCCAGGCGTGACCCGAATGCATGAGCGCAGGGACCCTTCTGGTCCAGGGGAGCGGGACCGGCAGCGAGCAGACAGGGTAGCTCGATAGGCGCCCCGGCCCACACTGCCAAGGATCGCCCGCTGCCGCCGCGCCGGCGGGGCGTTTTCTTCGATCTCGCATTCGTGATCGCCAGCGCGCTGCTCCTGCGCGCGCTGTCGGATGAATTTCTCGCCTTGTTGCAGCGTGCGCTGCAGGCGCAGCAGCGCGACGCTGCGCTCGACGTGCTAGCATTCCGCGCAGGGGGACCGGGGCTCATGGTTGCGACTCATTCGACGGCAACGAGGAGGCACCATCGCGTGCATGCAACGGTGCATGCGCGCAGTCCAGATACGCGTCGCGCTGCCGGCTCCGGATGGCTCGCGTGAGCGATCGCTTCTTCGAAAAGCCGATCCTCAATTCGCCGTACGAGTACCCCTTGCGGCATTGGGAGCTCGACAAGGACGGCCAGCCGACGCAGAAAGTCGTCGAATCGCGCCGCCGCGCCGACTTCATCACCCCGATCCCGAAGGCGAAGAAGCGCAAGGGCGCGGCCGAGCAGGAGTCGCTCGTCTTCGACGAAGGCAAGGGCCTTTCGACCGATGACCAGCGCTACGCCCATACGGCGATCATCGGTTCGGTGCGGCGCGAGGTCGACCAGTGGCGGCGGATTGCGAATCCCGCCAATTGGCGCGTCACGCCCGAGACCGCGCGGCTGCTGCAGCACTGGCGCCATCACCACTTCGGCAGCATCCGTCCGTTCTTCTGCCAGGTCGAAGCGGTCGAAACCGCGATCTGGTTGTTCGAAGTCGCGCCGCAGTATGGCAAGGTAGGTGAGGATCTGCTTGCATACCTCGCCAACGCGAACAACGACGCCAATCCCGGCTTGATGCGCCTGGCCCTCAAGCTCGCCACCGGCGCGGGCAAGACGACGGTCATGGCGATGCTGATCGCATGGCAGACGGTCAATGCCGTCCGCCATCCTCAGAGCCGGCGCTTCACGCGCGGCTTCCTCGTCGTCGCACCAGGCTTGACCATCAAGGATCGGTTGCGCGTGCTGCAGCCGAACGACCCCGATGCCTACTATGCCAGCCGGGAGCTCGTGCCCGGCGACATGCTCGAGGACATCAAGCGCGCCAAGATCGTCATCACCAACTACCACGCCTTCAAGCTGCGCGAGCGCGTCGAGCTCTCCAAGGGCGGCCGGTCGTTGCTGCAGGGGCGAGGCGAGGCGCTGAACACGTTGGAAAGCGAAGGCCAGATGCTGCAGCGGGTGATGCCCGACCTGATGGGGATGAAGAATGTTCTCGTCCTCAACGACGAAGCGCATCACTGCTACCGCGAAAAGCCCGATGCGGACGACGACGAGGGCCTGAAGGGTGACGAGCGCAAGGAAGCCGAGAAGAACAACGAAGCCTCCCGCCTGTGGATCTCGGGGCTGGAAGCGGTCAACCGCAAGCTCGGGACCGCGCGCGTCATCGACCTGTCGGCGACGCCGTTCTTCCTGCGCGGCTCGGGCTATGCGGAGGGAACCCTGTTCCACTGGACGATGAGCGACTTTTCGCTCATGGACGCCATCGAGTGCGGCATCGTGAAGCTCCCGCGGGTGCCGATCGCGGACAACATTCCCGGCGGCGAGATGCCGATGTTCCGCAACCTGTGGGAACACATCCGCGCGAAGATGCCGAGAAAAGGTCGTGGCAAGGCGGAGTCCCTGAATCCGCTGGACCTGCCGCCGCAGCTGCAAACGGCGCTGGACGCACTCTACGGTCACTATGCGCAGACGTTCGCGCTCTGGGCGGAGAAGAAGGTCTCGGTGCCGCCGTGCTTCATCGTGGTCTGCAACAACACGGCGACTTCCAAGCTGGTCTACGACTACGTCTCCGGCTTCCAGCGCCGGAACCAGGACGGCTCGACGGCTTTCGTGAGCGGCCGTCTGAAACTCTTCCAAAACCACGACGAACACGGGAACCCGTTGGCACGGCCCAGGACGCTGCTGATCGACAGCGAGCAGCTGGAGTCGGGCGAAGCGCTGGATGCCAACTTCCGCGCGATGGCGGCCGACGAGATCGCGCGCTTCCGCAACGAAGTCATGCAGCGCGGCGGCAAGCTGGCCGACGACTTGCGCGCGGGCAAGGAACTGGACGACGTGACGCTGCTGCGGGAAGTGATGAATACCGTCGGCAAGCGTGGGCAGCTCGGCGCGGACATCCGCTGCGTCGTTTCCGTTTCCATGCTGACCGAGGGCTGGGATGCCAACACCGTCACCCACGTGCTCGGCGTACGCGCGTTCGGCACCCAGCTGCTGTGCGAGCAGGTCATCGGCCGGGCGCTGCGCCGCCAGTCCTACGACCTGAACGACGAAAATCTCTTCAACGTCGAGTACGCCGACGTGCTCGGCATCCCGTTCGATTTCACTGCCGAGCCCGTCGTCGCGAAACCGCAGCCGCCGCGCGAGACGATCCAGGTGAAGGCGGTGCGGCCGGAACGCGATGCGCTGGAGATCTGTTTCCCGCGAGTCGAGGGCTATCGCACCGAGCTGCCCGAGGAGCGGCTGGCCGCGGAATTCAACGACG
Protein-coding regions in this window:
- a CDS encoding amidohydrolase family protein; the encoded protein is MHDLVIKGGAIVDGTGRPKFTGDIAVDAGVIAQVGGTAAPARRVIDASGALVTPGWVDVHTHYDGQATWDPVLAPSSWHGATTVVMGNCGVGFAPVRPQHREAVIELMEGVEDIPGICLHAGLKWDWETFPQYLDALERLPRAIDIAAQLPHHPLRVYVMGERAIRHEMASADDIAAMQVLAEQALRAGAFGFTTSRTESHRTTRGEQVPGRYAAKDELKGIGTALGAVGRGVFGMLSDFDDEAAEFDWITEVVRTSGRPLWFLLTDRASDPERWQRLMAGTRRARAGGASVTAQVAGRPVGLILGLTNTLNPFMARPSFAALNGLSHAERLARLRDPEVRERILAEATADTLLASVPPIQRSMATRWDRMYVLGDPPNYEPDASASIAAMAQQAGQSPQAFCYDYLAAEDGTRMLFFPVTNYVHGDMGVVHSMLTDPATLLGLGDGGAHCCVICDSSIPTFMLTHWVRDRTRGPRLPLEWVVRRQTSENAGYFGFSDRGQLAPGMKADLNVIDFERLRLHPPKLVHDLPAEGKRLVQQVDGYEAIVVSGEPVFERGVDTGARPGKLVRAGAR
- a CDS encoding aminotransferase class III-fold pyridoxal phosphate-dependent enzyme — protein: MSDKTARESLILGTYLERTPGSARRHEEARSLFPSGIVHDNRRTWPYGLYVTHAAGSRKWDVDGNEYVDYYGGHGSLLLGHQHPDVVAAARAQLDKGMHFAAGHDLMLQWGRLIQQLMPSIERIRFTASGTEATHMAIRLARAFTGKPKLLRFVSHFHGWHDHVAFGVKEHLDGTPTVGVLCDVADNVIMVKPNDVAAVERVLSERNDIAALIIEPIGASSGAVPTPPDVLKQLREVTRHRGVLLVFDEVVTGFRVAPGGAQGLYGVKPDLTTLAKIVAGGMPGGAVGGRKDILDWLDHEASSAAGRERIAHEGTHNAHPLSAAAGIATLELIRDTDACERASATAARLRAGFNEILEDENVPWAVYGAHSFFNFYTNPDNRPLRPTSFDAQGLALEWFKSDKRESLLAKMRLGMLVHGIDLKGWRGGIVSAAHTDADIEWTLDAWRKTLRTLKAEGDLV
- a CDS encoding EamA family transporter translates to MSIAGTVSPGVSRPLKGIFAMIAGMAFLLVSDAVSKHLAQSHPLGQVMCLRQAACLLFVVPFVWRGAGISVLRPHNVTLQFVRGLIFLVSSFFIIWSLSVLPLPTVTAITFVAPILIALLSAPMLGERVNSALWGATFLGFVGMLFIIRPGSADFHWTLLLPVGAAFFSSVRDVIARILARTDNSLSILFWSSFVIVVGAGFSALLGWSPVSAAQWGWYLLAGAVNFCAHFFIIESLRLGRAAVVAPFRYTSLLWSAILGYAIWGDLPGGWVWVGSAILIVSGLWIAQSQKG
- a CDS encoding tripartite tricarboxylate transporter substrate binding protein; protein product: MSLFSTNSRHCSSSPGRFCCIGPNLSREAHPLDRAVPARWRHRYHTTRTVTAKLAEALGQQIVIDNRPGSGGTIGLSIAAKLPPDGYHVSTGQLANMGIAPALYPKLPYDSTRDFAPISRVASAILVLVSHPSFPARTVKDLIAMARAKPGAITYGSPGNGTSGHLAVEMIRVARKLDMVHVPYRGAAPALTDLLGGQITIYFSSIPPSVSLIKSGRLKALGTSGVKRAAALPDVPTVAESGIPGFSVENWYGVVGPVGMPKEAIARLNAELAKVLASPDLRERFTADGSEAISSTPEQFAAFIRDEVQKWGKVVREAKVKVD